Genomic window (Arachis hypogaea cultivar Tifrunner chromosome 13, arahy.Tifrunner.gnm2.J5K5, whole genome shotgun sequence):
TCCTCCACAGTTTTTTGGGAAGACCCCAAAGAACTCAAAGGAGTTTTGTCCAAAATATCAAGAAGAGCAGTGCAGACTCCAGCAGTCCGAACACCCCCCCGAACCAAAATTTGAAGGTGATTTCGAAGGAAAGCATCATCCATAGCAATCTGGCTATAAGGAAATATGTGCTTCCGAACGAACTTAGAACCGTCAAAGTTTGCCTCTCCAGAAGGAGAAGAGCCAGTCTCTGAGGTCTTCCATTTATTTTTCTCGAGTTCGGAGAGAGGTCGGACTGGGGGGATATGGGcaggaggagggagaggagaagaAGCAGAGGTTACCATAATTAGGCGAGAGGAGGTCCCCGAAttttgaggaggaagaagaagaacgcTAGCAGCTCCAACCTTCACAGCATCAACTCGGTCCCGAGCCTTTCTCTTGGCCTCTTGGACCTTCTGATAGGTAGCGTTGGATCCACTCTTCATCATTtctgaaaaaggagaaataaaacCATCAGTTTACAAATCAGAAAAATATCACAAGTCAGAGCTCTCCAACAAACAactataaaagaaataaaaactacCTAGCTTCGACAGAACAAAACTCAGAGAACCAAGGAGAAACTTCTTAGTGTCCAGATTGGAGGTTCTCCCCAAAGCTTCTCAGAAAAATCCCACAATGGCCTCCTCCACTTCGTTCAAATCATCTAGGCCATACTTTTCAACAGGGAAGGCCTCCGACCAATATAAGGGAAACCGAGGATAATTGTTCTCATCAAGGAAAAAGGGATGGTGGCCCTCTACAGCTTGGACTTTGAAGAAAAAGTTTTTGAAGTCGTGGAAGGAttaatcaaaaatagaaaaacttTTCGACCCTGAATAGCACCCATTGTTGCTTATTATTCAGAGCACTAAATGGCTTTGTTAGatggaaaaaatagaaaaagatcttTAAGGAAGTCGGGAAGTCTAGCTCTCGACTGACAAGTTGGTAAATTTTCATGAAACCTCAAGAGTTGGGGTGGAGCTGAGTAGGAGCAACTCGACAGTGCGATAGTACCTCTATTTCAAAATCAGAAAAGGGGAAGGAAATCCCCAGGCGGGTAAAAAGAcaatcatacataaagaaaaagtgAGGGTCAGAATCAGCAACCCTCCCGCAACAAATCCGGTCTCCAGGACTCGGGGCCAACAATTCGTATTTAGGCTCATCGGCCTCTAAACTACAGATCCTATGGTGAATGCGAAGTTCGGTAAGGTAGTCGGTGTCTACTAAAGGTTCCTCCTCAAGAACGGAATCGTCTACCCATCTCGAAAGGGTCTCAGGGACACGAAAATACATTTTTCCAACAAAAAGAAGTAGGTATAAAGGTGATAAGacctacaaagaaaaataaaaaatcataaaaaatatggcTCCTAAAAACAAAGCAGTCTTTTCCCCAAAAGCAAAGCAAGAAAAAAGAACCACCGGATTACAACGACGACATCCAACAATAAACTCGCGAAGATACTAACACCTCACATTACAAACAAGGAACAGTAAAAGCAGGAAAACTTCCTCAAACGAGCAAACGCACAGAGAAAAAGCACTACACAAGTAAtagaagaagataaagaaaagacTAACCTTTATCTGTGGACTTAGGGAGAAATAGTCACAGTAACAACAAAGCACCCCGAGAAGGAAGACCAAAGGAATTtcttttgattgaaaaagaataAGTGTAGGCAAGAAATTTCGAAGACGAAAGAAAATAGaggaaagagagggaaaagtatttataacaTGCCAGAGACACGATGGTAAAATGACGCGATCATTAAAGAAACGCGCCATTACCAATGTAACTACTCCCACGTGTAAATGCGAAACCCCCAAACGGACGCGAGGTTTGATTAGACACGACGGTTGAGAAACCTAGAATCACGTCGGTTCTAAACTAAAAATCACGTCGATTTTCAACTTGAACAAACCCGAGTTCAATTaatactcgaatccaactcaTAAGCAAAGAGATCGGACTCGAgtagggacactgttcataccctggcccaacactATAGTCCAGGTCCAAGTAAGccaaaaaggcccaatccaaagataGGACTTCACCGCCCACCCGACCTCATCTAAAGAAGTCGGGCTCGACATAGGCTCCTGCCCAAAGAGGTCAGGCTCGACatgagctggcagataacacttattcaaataagtgactgcccctaaaatctctcaacctacTTTTAGGAGCAATATTccaacaaccctaagataaagggacggttatccaccttcataagtggaactactccaacggtggctattggatcaccactataaatacactgacacccctcaggtatctcaaAGTTCCAATACTTTCTAAACCTGCTTACCCcctttgctaacttaggcatcggagtgtccttgcaagTACCACCCTCCATTCTTCAAACACGTAACTCGGACGACGGCCCCCGAACGTGAACAAGTCGAAAACCACCTTCCGCTGACGTTTGGACCAATCCTTCAAGTCCAATCCACTAATCCCAAGTTACCCACGTAACaagattatttttaaatattaataatttattaaaaatataataaaattaaaaaattaaaaaatgtccaaataataaaaaaatttagctaccaaattatttatatgtataaCCTAAAGTCTGTTATGAGCTATTATATTTCACACTATGGCCAGAATTTCCAGGTGAAGATATAAATTATGCTTAGATTTATTTGTATAACGTAAAGTCTATTATGAGCTATTATGTTTCACACTATGGCCTGAATTTCCGGGTGAAGATATAAATTATGCATAGCTTTACCTATTACGGTCAACAAAATATTATATCTTTCTTTTATAGCTAACCACGTTTTTCATACAAAGAATTATCCTAGaaagaaagtgagaaaaaaaaagtcaaattaagaaaaaaaagtatttaacTAAATAATTACTTAAAAGCATTCattaaaagataaaagaaaaaatattatttttctaatgtATTGAATATACTAAAAGTTAAAAAgaagtatttaatttaaatttttattaattatgttaaagaataattttgattcactaattatataaattattttacacaATTATTAAACtatacaattttttaattatttatataattattataaaagataattatttttattaatataatattatataattaaatatatataaaattattttttattaaaaatgtattgaaattaaattctttcaaaaatttggaaaaaatgaTTAGAAGAATAAAAAAGAGGAATGGCTACGAAAGAAAGCCGACTCAATGAACCGCGTTGGCGACTTGGCGCCCAACCTCCGACCCACGTGCGCAAAGCAACAAACGAAAATATTGATAAAACggattaaaaatacataaaaatactaGTAAGTTAATTATTCTGTATtattatgatttaaaaatattaaaattattactttATCAAATTAACAAATGTGATAGtaaggtaatttttatttaaagtccaatttttttatataaaaatgttataatAAGTTTATATGAAAATAAAGTGCGATACTACAAAACAAATCGAAAAGATAATTAAATAGTAATTACTTATATCAAGATAGTAacatgtaaaaataataattaaaatataaatacatattatattaaagtattttagtcatatattaaattatttaataattattcattatcgtattatatttttatcataatttttcataaaaaaattaaagatttaatttaaaaaatgaaaagatagaaaaaaaatgcagcaCCTCCTCTTCCTCCGACTTTGGTGGACATTGATCAGGCACTAGACAGAGTAATTGATTATATCCACGTAGTGCTGATTGTAAGGCCATAAATTTGCCTCCAAATTCCCAAAATCATAAAACGGGTCCTCCAATTCCTCTTTCGCTCTTTTCCAATTTCCCTTTCTATTCTCTCCTATATTTCACTTCTCGCatgtgtttattattattattcattactTCATTCAATATTTTCCACCACACTTTCCCTCTATGACTCAGTATTGCACTTCCATTCCCCAGCATCCCAAGCTTTCAAGGTTGTGTCAACCATAATTCCTAAAATACCCTTCAGTATTCATAATACAATACTGCAGAAGCTTAACATAATTGCTATACCTTTTACCTTTTGACTTCAATTGAATTGATGCTTCTTCAATGATTCTAGATGTTTCTAGATGATTCTTCGGCCACCTTCTTCTGCGAGCTTCTTCCAGTTCTTGCAGGCTTCTTGTCCCTGCAGCAATGAAGCTGATTCCAAAGCTTTTCTTCTTCCATTCCCCTTCTCATCCAGAAGGCGCAGAAAACGCTTCCTCGCCAATTTCGGTCACCGGAAGTTCCGAAGGCGATGGACTCTTCGCCTTTGCGCCATCCCTCCCGAAGCTTCTAACCGCAATTGGAACCCGGAACTTGTCAACTCCGCCGCAAGAGGCGCCAAAGGTTATGTGTTGAAGCGAGTTTCGAGCGAATTGGAGCAAGGGAACGAGTTCAACCACCACCAAGGGTCGCAACAATCGCAGCAGCATGTTCAGTTGGGTTCCAACTTCACAAATTTCCAGGAGGATCCTCTTGTTGATAAGCTCAGAACTCAATTAGGAGTAATTCACCCGATTCCGTCGCCGCCAATTAACCGCAACGTTGCTGGTTTGttcgtgttcttcttctttgtagGTGTTGTGTTTGATAAATTGTGGACTTCAAGAAGGAGGAACAATAAGGTTAACAGTGTGGATAGCTTGCGTGGCGTGTGGCCTCAGGTACAAGAAATTATTGTTTGCACTTTGCACCTAGTGTACCATATAGTGTGCTCTTTTCATTCATGGTATGATGCTTTAGCTACGTATGATGGTAGGAGAAGATGATAATCTTAGGTGGCATTAGGTGATGAGAGAGAACAGCTTGTGTGTTTAAAATGCACTAACTGATATAGCAACAGGTATTAACATAGACTAGCTGATTTACATGACTTAATGTATCTCCTGATTAGGTGCCCACCAGCTTCTCCTTGTTTCTGGAGAAGGACCTTCAGAGGAAAGAGTCGGTGGAATGGGTGAACATGGTGTTGGGGAAGTTGTGGAAGGTGTATAGAGGTGGGATAGAGAACTGGATTATTGGATTGCTTCAGCCTGTAATTGATAACTTGAAGAAGCCTGATTATGTGGAGAGGGTTGAGATTAAGCAATTCTCGTTGGGGGATGAGCCGTTGTCGGTTAGGAATGTTGAACGGAGGACTTCTCGTCGGGTGAATGATCTGCAGTAAGTTCTGCTTCTCATTTTCGTTATTTATGGTTTTAAATTGTTGTTGAAGTTGCCTTTGTGTTGGGATTATATGGAAAATGGCTAGAAAGTGGCACTATATTTATTGCCCAGTGATATAGTCGTGTGATCAAGTTCTAAAACTATTAGAATATCAGTAGTTCTTGatagctctttttctttttagaatcatttatctattattattaggGACTAGGGATTATCCTGGGATAAACATATTGCTAATAACCTATCAATCTCCCTACATTGTATATAGGTACCAGATTGGTCTTAGGTATACTGGTGGAGCTCGCATGCTATTAATGCTTTCTCTAAAGTTTGGCATTATTCCAATTGTTGTGCCTGTTGGTGTTAGAGATTTTGATATTGATGGTGAGCTTTGGGTGAAATTGCGACTAATACCAACAGAACCTTGGGTAGGAGCTGTTCAGTGGGCTTTTGTTTCACTTCCAAAAATCAAGTTCGAATTGTCTCCATTCCGTTTGTTCAACTTGATGGGTATGTGGATGTCATACTTTTGTTTTAAGCCTTAACAGCTAAGTCACAGCATATTTCTGAACTGGCATTTTCATTTAATAGTGCCCAACATTGCATTCATAATTTTTTCTCGGTCAAATGCAACATATGATCTTCCTTCTTGTCAAATATATACTCCTCCACCCCCCCACCCCacccccttctttttttttccagaTCTGACATATTGATGCTGACATctgtctttttttcttttcatttttctccttcttcttggaTGGTTGGGCATGATCAGCAATTCCAGTTCTCTCAATGTAAGTTCCATTTATCTTCTTGACATTATTGCCCATGAAGCTATACATGTACATGTTTGAATGCATCCTGAAAGTGATACTATAGTACTAACGATAAGTATGCATCTCTGACAGATGttataattatagaaattaaCTGCAATTTGGAAGCTTTGTTTGGTCCTGGTTAAATATTTATTGCAGGTGATCATAAATTGTGAGCCATTCCCTTTTTAAAGAcgttattttccttttgttttagaCATTTCCCCCCCAATTATACTAGTCAATTGCATTCATTCTTTAAAATATTCAATGTATTCTGAATTTATCCATTCCAAGCTCTTTAGATTGTTATGCATGTATTGTTCCAAGGTTGTCTTTGGTAAAATATTACGAGAGGTTAACTTTTTCTgtcaataaatttaaattaatatttttggtttttctcTTGCAGGTTTTTGACTAAACTTCTCACGGTAGATTTACCTAGACTATTTGTACGCCCAAAGAAAATTGTTTTGGATTTCCAGAAG
Coding sequences:
- the LOC112737070 gene encoding uncharacterized protein; the encoded protein is MILRPPSSASFFQFLQASCPCSNEADSKAFLLPFPFSSRRRRKRFLANFGHRKFRRRWTLRLCAIPPEASNRNWNPELVNSAARGAKGYVLKRVSSELEQGNEFNHHQGSQQSQQHVQLGSNFTNFQEDPLVDKLRTQLGVIHPIPSPPINRNVAGLFVFFFFVGVVFDKLWTSRRRNNKVNSVDSLRGVWPQVPTSFSLFLEKDLQRKESVEWVNMVLGKLWKVYRGGIENWIIGLLQPVIDNLKKPDYVERVEIKQFSLGDEPLSVRNVERRTSRRVNDLQYQIGLRYTGGARMLLMLSLKFGIIPIVVPVGVRDFDIDGELWVKLRLIPTEPWVGAVQWAFVSLPKIKFELSPFRLFNLMAIPVLSMFLTKLLTVDLPRLFVRPKKIVLDFQKGKAVGPVAVNTKSGEVQEGNKDSIGELSVTLVDARKLSYIFYGKTDPYVVLNLGDQVIRSKKNSQTTVFGPPGMPIWNQDFHMLVNNPKKQKLSIQVKDSLGFADFTIGTGEVDLSSLKDTVPTDRIVTLQGGWGFLGKGSSGEILLRLTYKAYVEDEEDDKAEMDATDMYASDDELSDLDDGIVADARNEIDSMYDTDKESFMDVLAALIVSEEFQGIVASETGFTKVSDNVTKIGSKAPTSSSPSPSPSPLPVASSESNPSTSDRSEGFGGSALFWLSVITGIALLIAISMEGSSLFNP